From Plasmodium brasilianum strain Bolivian I chromosome 5, whole genome shotgun sequence, the proteins below share one genomic window:
- a CDS encoding tryptophan-rich antigen — MEAIKENIQDIVPNPTSLRELSLKYKDRLLTNINVDYFILALGVTLSAITSVMFYNYITLKRKNSIKDKTSKEAIESKEDGTKEVAKDEAKDGAKDKAEDEAEDEAREKEKGIEKTDKWKKEEWFKWLKQLEEDWKIFFSKIEHEKNIWLKEKEEDWKQWLILLDNKWMHYNPNMEKEFNTNVLQKSANWTEFHWKKWMLTEGILYIDLEWKKWIYEKHAQLDQQIVKQWIKWKKDKIVSWLTTDWKRDEQEHWDEFENKKWTKWFCLSEMKNLDEFKERINKEWEDWFSWVKVKDNIFINFILNDWLDWKDDNYAMFSEWMELFVKKWINEKQWTVWEQEKGNAQIQKESPCSLVNNEQSS, encoded by the exons atggaggcaattaaagaaaatatacaaGATATTGTACCTAATCCCACAAGTCTTCGGGaattatcattaaaatataaggaTAGGTTGTTAACAAATATTAATgttgattattttattttagctTTGGGTGTAACGTTAAGTGCTATAACGTCTGTTATgttttacaattatattactttg AAACGAAAGAACTCAATTAAAGATAAAACTTCAAAGGAAGCTATTGAATCGAAGGAAGATGGAACAAAGGAAGTAGCAAAGGATGAAGCAAAGGATGGAGCAAAGGATAAAGCAGAGGATGAAGCAGAGGATGAAGCaagagaaaaggaaaaagggaTAGAGAAAACagataaatggaaaaaggaAGAATGGTTTAAATGGTTGAAGCAGTTGGAGGAGGActggaaaatttttttttcaaagatagaacacgaaaaaaatatatggcttaaagaaaaagaagaggatTGGAAACAGTGGTTAATATTGTTAGATAATAAATGGATGCATTATAATCCaaatatggaaaaagaatttaataCCAATGTTTTACAAAAATCTGCAAATTGGACAGAGTTTCACTGGAAAAAATGGATGTTAACAGaaggaatattatatattgacttagaatggaaaaaatggatTTATGAAAAGCATGCTCAGTTAGATCAACAAATTGTAAAACAGTGGAtcaaatggaaaaaagataaaattgtTTCATGGTTAACAACTGATTGGAAACGTGATGAACAAGAACATTGGGAtgaatttgaaaataaaaagtggACCAAATGGTTTTGTTTATCAGAAATGAAGAATTTAGATGAATTTAAAGAAAGAATTAATAAGGAATGGGAAGATTGGTTTTCTTGGGTGAAGGttaaagataatatattcattaatttcaTATTAAATGATTGGTTAGACTGGAAAGACGATAATTACGCGATGTTTAGTGAATGGATGGAATTGtttgttaaaaaatggataaatgAAAAGCAGTGGACTGTATGGGAACAAGAGAAAGGAAATGCACAAATTCAGAAAGAAAGTCCATGTTCTTTAGTAAATAATGAACAATCAAGTTAA
- a CDS encoding tryptophan-rich antigen: MNLSVILYIIFLSIILSAAPTFYVNTSNTTNELKSSLIFKKNNGQLTETWKTREWNKWMKNMDVFYELFSMNVEEKISYWEWMKQRSWNEWLKFMNNKWSHYNENIYVEYRSEVFWICKSWVDTNWTEWIEKNGKSYMTIDWEKWIQEVHSSFCKLVINEWDQWTKEKINEWNTSKLKLEEDEYWDINGNNNDRKKKIIKDWLNYYRWRKRINRESDEWVTWIKEREETYKNHCNNIWLEWEKSKIILFGDWMNSFIKRWIIKKQWNKPQTLSEGKGTNNRQTNQ, translated from the exons aTGAATTTATCTGTTATtctgtatattatattcttatcTATCATTTTAAGTGCTGCTCCT actttttatgtaaatacgAGTAACACTACAAATGAACTAAAAagttctttaatttttaagaaaaataatggaCAATTAACAGAAACATGGAAAACAAGAGAGTGGAATAAATGGATGAAAAACATGGATGTCTTTTATGAACTTTTCTCAATGAatgtagaagaaaaaataagttattGGGAATGGATGAAACAACGTTCATGGAATGAATGgttaaaatttatgaataataaatggTCGCATTATAACGAAAACATTTATGTAGAATATAGATCAGAAGTATTCTGGATATGTAAAAGTTGGGTTGATACTAATTGGACAGAATGGATcgaaaaaaatgggaaaagtTATATGACAATAGATTGGGAAAAATGGATTCAAGAAGTTCATTCTTCTTTTTGTAAACTAGTTATTAATGAGTGGGATCAATGGACAAAGgagaaaataaatgaatggaaTACAAGTAAGTTGAAACTTGAGGAAGATGAATATTGGGATATCAATGGAAATAATAACGACaggaagaagaaaattataaaagattggttaaattattacaggtggagaaaaagaataaataggGAATCGGATGAATGGGTTACATGGATTAAGGAACGGGaagaaacatataaaaacCATTGCAACAATATATGGTTAGAATgggaaaaaagtaaaattattctttttggTGATTGGAtgaattcttttattaaacGATGGATAATAAAGAAGCAGTGGAAT AAACCTCAAACCTTGTCTGAAGGGAAAGGAACAAATAACAGGCAAACAAACCAATAA
- a CDS encoding tryptophan-rich antigen has product MTLKIYVSILVLSSLLLNIYFAAEAQTEKKKKNDVKDKPLNKPYSEDLWRNQTKEWKMKEWNNFMEHAEEELKHFDDIINKEIEGWVKDHDISVKEWLEEKEKKWMNFNAQMDSEYKSDLKNKSSSWNEKQWKDWLNGNGKKLLEKDWQEYINNLDSHIANILNANWNKFKVNIIMEWNSLGWKVQEDKRWLKYAIMGPPDPKTPEEKVDAANYNEWRERNESQRKQWFQWITEKERALTKNGSPTFSKWKNNKQSVFNKWVAAFINKLSQEKQWNSWFR; this is encoded by the exons ATGACATTAAAGATTTATGTTAGCATTCTTGTGTTATCTTctcttcttttaaatatctATTTTGCAGCA GAAGCtcaaacagaaaaaaaaaaaaaaaatgatgtaaAAGATAAGCCATTAAATAAACCATATTCTGAAGATTTGTGGAGAAACCAAACAAAAGAATGGAAAATGAAAGAGTGGAATAATTTTATGGAACATGCTGAAGAAGAACTCAAACACTTtgatgatataataaataaagagaTAGAAGGATGGGTTAAGGATCATGATATTAGCGTTAAAGAATGgttagaagaaaaagaaaagaaatggaTGAATTTTAATGCACAGATGGATAGTGAATATAAATCTGACCTTAAGAATAAATCTTCATCATGGAATGAAAAACAGTGGAAGGACTGGTTAAATGGAAATGGTAAAAAACTCCTAGAAAAGGATTGGcaagaatatattaataatttggATTCCCATATAgctaatatattaaatgcaAATTGGAATAAATTTAAAGTTAACATAATTATGGAATGGAATTCATTAGGATGGAAAGTGCAAGAAGATAAACGTTGGCTTAAATATGCCATTATGGGACCTCCAGATCCTAAAACTCCAGAAGAGAAAGTTGACGCAGCTAATTACAATGAATGGAGAGAAAGAAACGAATCACAAAGAAAACAATGGTTCCAGTGGATAACTGAAAAAGAAAGAGCGCTTACGAAAAATGGTAGCCCaactttttcaaaatggaaaaataataaacagtctgtttttaataaatggGTCGCTGcctttattaataaattatcacAAGAAAAACAATGGAATTCATGGTTTAGGTAA
- a CDS encoding lysophospholipase, translating into MTECELLDNEKTYTKLDGKPRIDSFFNKDGLLLRTYGWLVKNAIGIIVLIHGIQSHTRITFLRHNIEIGNNDKVIIKDADDFYVYKDSWIEHFNKNGYSVFGLDLQGHGLSDGWKNLYLHINNFDDFAYDVIQYINKIHETSITDSENCITSYDDNEKKKKKNNNNSNIKKLPIYLIGFSMGGNIVLRTLELLGKVNNNSNSNLNIKGCISLSGMVSLQQLPPPKTSAFKNIMLLSKCVARCFPTFRLFYKCPHNMHPVIKVLLTSDKIRSKKSITCIFGSELLRAMYNLENDMKHIPKDIPILFVHSKQDSICYYGGVSSFYNRLDVENKELHTIDKMDHIIVWEPGNEKILEKIIEWLRDLQEK; encoded by the coding sequence atgacTGAATGCGAATTACtagataatgaaaaaacataCACCAAATTAGATGGAAAACCTCGAAttgattcattttttaataaggaTGGCTTATTATTAAGAACATATGGGTGGCTTGTAAAAAATGCCATAGGTATTATAGTATTAATTCATGGTATACAATCACATACTAGAATAACCTTTTTAAGACATAACATTGAAATAGGAAATAATGATAAGGTTATAATAAAGGATGCAGAtgatttttatgtttataaagACAGTTGGATagaacattttaataaaaatggataTTCAGTATTTGGTTTAGACCTACAAGGTCATGGGTTATCCGATGGatggaaaaatttatatctacatataaataattttgatgATTTTGCATATGACGTAattcaatatattaataaaattcacGAGACAAGTATAACTGATAGCGAAAATTGTATAACATCATATGAtgacaatgaaaaaaaaaaaaaaaaaaataataataatagtaatattaaaaagctTCCGATCTACTTAATTGGTTTTTCAATGGGAGGAAATATTGTATTAAGGACATTAGAATTATTAGgaaaagtaaataataatagtaattcCAACCTAAATATTAAGGGATGCATATCATTATCTGGGATGGTTTCTCTTCAGCAATTACCACCCCCCAAAACTTCTGCATTCAAgaatattatgttattatcAAAGTGTGTTGCACGTTGTTTTCCTACATTTCgacttttttataaatgccCACATAACATGCATCCAGTTATTAAAGTTCTTTTAACTTCTGATAAAATTCGAAGTAAAAAATCCATAACATGTATATTTGGTTCTGAACTTTTAAGAGCAATGTATAATTTAGAGAATGATATGAAACATATACCTAAAGATATTCCTATATTGTTCGTTCACTCGAAACAAGATAGCATATGTTATTATGGAGGGGTTTCGTCATTTTATAATAGACTTGATGTAGAAAATAAGGAACTGCATACAATAGATAAAATGGATCACATAATTGTTTGGGAGCCCgggaatgaaaaaattttagagAAAATTATAGAATGGCTTAGAGATTTACAAGAGAAGTAA
- a CDS encoding hypothetical protein (Plasmodium exported protein) → MLVFFTKNILFSTLIWAWEYSCKLTTCSKSWNEVFYSNNTFNVRCSRLLYSETKLEQEKKYEMLKKRIYSLLDESDDAFGERLNALAHDDLFRKQFNKLVLREVSKKEINNLMQCKNHQKQHDACNFEHNIKKKSDTSKHYDNVVKHKNPTKLSKKASSKFKSDLFHINYINNVHSVKFRHIVEAFSYLKKKNKVLYAAMSIITVYALFMFFILIISVSILFYIFLISM, encoded by the exons atgctagtcttttttactaaaaatatactattttCAACTTTAATATGGGCATGGGAATATTCCTGTAAG TTAACCACATGCAGTAAATCATGGAATGAGGTATTCTACAGTAATAACACATTTAATGTAAGATGTAGTAGATTATTATATAGTGAAACAAAATtagaacaagaaaaaaaatatgaaatgttaaaaaaaagaatatatagtTTATTAGACGAAAGTGATGATGCATTTGGAGAAAGACTAAATGCATTAGCTCATGATGACCTTTTTCGAaaacaatttaataaattagtaCTACGCGAAGTTtccaaaaaagaaattaataatttgatGCAATGTAAAAATCATCAAAAACAACATGATGCATGCAACTTTGaacataacataaaaaaaaaatctgaTACCTCAAAACATTATGATAATGTTGTGAAGCATAAGAACCCAAcaaaattatcaaaaaaagCAAGCTCAAAATTTAAATCAGACTTATTCCACATCAACTACATTAATAATGTTCATTCAGTTAAATTTCGACATATAGTAGAGgcattttcatatttaaaaaaaaaaaataaggtacTTTATGCAGCTATGTCCATCATAACTGTGTATGCAttgtttatgttttttattctaaTTATATCTGTTAGCATATTGTTCTACATATTCTTAATATCAATGTAA